In Planctomycetia bacterium, the following proteins share a genomic window:
- a CDS encoding Ni/Fe hydrogenase subunit alpha, whose protein sequence is MTDQKRTIRVEALSRVEGEGGLTIHLRDGTVDAVELRIYEPPRFFEAFLRGRAPEEVPDIVARICGICPVAYQMSAVQALERACGVEITPEIRLLRKLLYCGEWIESHSLHMHLLHAPDFLKCESGLKAAETHPDEIRRGLRLKKYGNELLEVLGGRAIHPVNVALGGFYRAPRSEELARLVPCFEWGLQAAIETVRWVAGFSFPDFETDYDFVALTHPDEYAMNEGTIESSRGGSWSADTFETAFEERQVPHSTALQCVRRSTNESYLVGPLARFNLSFDRLSEAARRTAGEIGFAPPCRNPFRSIIARGLEVVHAYEVALTILRSYREPSGCRVEVRPGLGEGCGATEAPRGLLYHRYRIDAAGLVAEAKIVPPTSQNQGGIERDLTAWLPRVLHEPDDEIAHSCERVIRSYDPCISCATHFLRVDWDRR, encoded by the coding sequence ATGACCGACCAAAAACGAACGATCCGCGTCGAGGCCTTATCGCGCGTCGAAGGAGAGGGAGGCCTGACGATTCATCTCCGCGACGGCACGGTCGATGCCGTGGAGCTGCGGATCTATGAGCCGCCGCGATTCTTCGAAGCCTTTCTGCGCGGCCGCGCGCCGGAGGAAGTGCCCGACATCGTCGCGCGAATCTGCGGGATCTGTCCAGTCGCCTATCAAATGAGTGCGGTTCAAGCACTCGAACGGGCCTGCGGAGTCGAGATCACGCCCGAGATTCGTCTACTCCGGAAGCTGTTATATTGCGGCGAATGGATCGAGAGCCATAGTCTGCACATGCACTTGCTGCATGCCCCCGACTTCTTGAAGTGCGAAAGTGGTTTGAAGGCGGCCGAGACGCATCCCGATGAGATTCGCCGCGGCTTGCGGCTGAAGAAATACGGCAACGAACTGCTCGAGGTTCTCGGCGGCCGGGCCATTCACCCGGTCAACGTTGCGCTCGGGGGCTTCTATCGTGCGCCGCGGAGCGAAGAATTGGCACGCCTGGTCCCTTGCTTCGAATGGGGTCTTCAAGCGGCGATCGAGACCGTCCGCTGGGTGGCTGGCTTTTCGTTTCCCGATTTCGAAACCGACTACGATTTCGTCGCCCTCACGCATCCCGACGAATACGCGATGAACGAAGGGACGATCGAGTCGAGTCGCGGCGGGTCGTGGAGCGCCGATACGTTCGAAACGGCGTTCGAAGAGCGGCAAGTTCCGCACTCGACCGCGCTGCAATGCGTCCGCCGTTCCACGAACGAAAGTTATCTCGTCGGTCCGTTGGCGCGCTTCAATCTGAGCTTCGATCGGCTGTCGGAGGCGGCCCGCCGCACGGCCGGCGAAATCGGTTTCGCACCGCCGTGCCGTAATCCGTTTCGAAGCATCATTGCGCGAGGCTTGGAAGTCGTTCACGCCTACGAGGTCGCGCTGACGATCTTGCGTTCTTATCGCGAACCGTCGGGCTGTCGCGTCGAAGTGCGTCCAGGTCTCGGCGAAGGGTGCGGCGCGACCGAGGCCCCGCGCGGACTCCTCTATCACCGTTACCGAATCGATGCCGCCGGGCTTGTTGCCGAAGCGAAGATCGTACCGCCGACTTCGCAAAATCAAGGGGGCATCGAACGAGATCTCACCGCTTGGCTGCCGCGCGTACTTCACGAACCTGACGACGAGATCGCTCATTCGTGCGAGCGCGTCATTCGGAGTTACGATCCTTGCATCAGTTGCGCGACGCACTTTCTCCGAGTCGACTGGGATCGCCGATGA
- a CDS encoding hydrogenase maturation protease, translating into MNDPNETLIAGIGSDFGDDRLGFVVVKRLEGSLPRCVLKAFRSPLDVLDHLNEFAALHLIDAYRGADAPGTIVRFDWPSAVLQTVRFSGTHDFDLISTLRLAESLRLLPSRATIWSIASAEPDSDRQPTLELSPAVAVATERLAELIRSEIGSPREAIKPVIPHA; encoded by the coding sequence ATGAACGACCCGAACGAAACGTTGATCGCCGGCATCGGGAGCGACTTCGGCGACGATCGACTCGGCTTCGTCGTGGTCAAGCGACTCGAGGGCTCGTTGCCGAGGTGCGTCTTGAAAGCGTTTCGTTCGCCGCTCGACGTGCTCGATCACTTGAACGAGTTCGCGGCGCTACATCTGATCGACGCCTATCGCGGTGCCGACGCGCCGGGAACGATAGTTCGCTTCGATTGGCCCAGCGCCGTGCTCCAGACCGTTCGCTTCAGCGGCACGCACGATTTCGATCTCATTTCCACGCTACGACTGGCCGAGAGTTTGCGGTTGCTCCCTTCGCGGGCGACGATCTGGAGCATCGCGTCGGCCGAGCCTGATTCGGATAGGCAGCCGACGTTGGAACTCTCACCTGCCGTCGCTGTTGCGACCGAACGTCTCGCCGAGCTGATCCGGAGCGAAATCGGGAGCCCCCGCGAGGCGATCAAACCGGTGATTCCACATGCATGA
- a CDS encoding hydrogenase maturation nickel metallochaperone HypA codes for MHEASLVSSLLRQVDDLAVANGGGRVAEIRIEVGPLSGVEPLLLREAFHRLRPNTYSGTAELVVEFVKLTYRCRSCGRRHVTDELRFACEDCGGGDVEILAGDTVVLQSISLEQTPEESTSP; via the coding sequence ATGCATGAAGCGTCGTTGGTGAGTTCGCTGCTGCGGCAAGTCGACGATCTCGCGGTCGCCAACGGCGGTGGGCGAGTCGCCGAGATTCGCATCGAAGTCGGTCCCTTGTCGGGCGTGGAGCCGCTTCTCCTCAGGGAAGCCTTTCATCGCCTGCGCCCGAACACTTACTCCGGCACCGCGGAGTTGGTTGTGGAATTCGTTAAACTTACCTACCGTTGTCGAAGCTGCGGGCGTCGGCATGTCACCGACGAGTTGCGGTTCGCGTGCGAAGATTGCGGCGGCGGCGACGTAGAAATCTTGGCCGGCGACACGGTCGTTTTGCAATCCATTTCGCTCGAACAAACACCCGAGGAGTCGACGTCACCATGA
- the hypB gene encoding hydrogenase nickel incorporation protein HypB, with protein sequence MTATRVITVRRDVQAVARGLAADFRRTMAARGTLVVNLLSSPGSGKTSLLAATADHFLGKYRCAVLVGDIATDRDAQRLADHVPVVQLTTGGACHLEFPLIEQGWQALGEPAVDFLFLENIGNLVCPASHDLGEYLRVLLLSTTEGDDKPAKYPKAFRTSHAVVISKTDLLPYVPFSLERAAEDARSIRADLAVFPTSTRPPHGLDDWCDYLISQRCRMSAGEPCQPNR encoded by the coding sequence ATGACCGCCACCCGCGTCATCACCGTCCGTCGCGATGTGCAGGCCGTCGCTCGCGGACTCGCAGCCGACTTTCGCCGCACGATGGCTGCCCGAGGCACGCTCGTCGTGAATCTCTTGTCGTCGCCGGGTTCGGGCAAGACGTCGCTCTTGGCGGCCACGGCCGATCATTTTCTCGGCAAGTACCGCTGCGCCGTTCTCGTCGGCGATATCGCGACCGATCGCGATGCTCAGCGGCTTGCCGACCATGTCCCCGTCGTACAACTGACGACCGGCGGGGCGTGTCATCTTGAGTTTCCGCTCATCGAACAAGGCTGGCAGGCCCTCGGCGAGCCGGCGGTCGATTTCTTGTTCTTGGAGAATATCGGCAACTTAGTTTGTCCGGCGTCGCACGACCTCGGTGAATATCTTCGCGTGCTGCTGCTGAGTACAACCGAAGGGGATGATAAGCCGGCGAAGTATCCCAAGGCGTTTCGCACGAGCCATGCCGTGGTGATCAGTAAGACGGATCTGTTGCCCTACGTGCCGTTTAGCCTCGAACGGGCCGCCGAGGATGCGCGATCGATCCGCGCCGATCTCGCCGTCTTTCCGACGAGCACCCGCCCTCCGCACGGCCTGGATGATTGGTGCGATTATCTGATCTCCC